Proteins from a single region of Coffea eugenioides isolate CCC68of unplaced genomic scaffold, Ceug_1.0 ScVebR1_3072;HRSCAF=4218, whole genome shotgun sequence:
- the LOC113757417 gene encoding uncharacterized protein LOC113757417, with amino-acid sequence MGLGNTIIKKNEFSNQDRAKAMIFLRHHLDEGLKIEYLTVKDTLVLWQDLKERFDHLKLVILPKARYDWFHLRLQDFKSVNEYNSAMFRITSQLSLCGEKVADEDILEKTFSTFHVSNMLLQQQYREKRFKKYSELIACLLLAEQNNELLLKNHESRPTGASPFPEANATQFQNSGRGRGRGRGGGRGRGRGRDRSKFVPRENFNRGKQQNVFQKRENNYDQKNGEKKVYEEKCYRCGMEGHWSRTCRTAEHLVDLYQASLKKKDKGVETNFIDQKNDYDDGDDADMTHLDVADFFEHPEDVNKYPMII; translated from the coding sequence ATGGGTCTTGGTAACactattattaaaaaaaatgaattctcAAACCAAGACCGTGCCAAAGCTATGATTTTCCTTCGTCATCATTTAGATGAAGGATTAAAAATAGAGTATCTTACTGTCAAAGATACTCTTGTCCTTTGGCAAGATTTAAAAGAAAGATTCGACCACCTGAAGTTGGTTATTCTTCCAAAAGCCCGATATGATTGGTTTCACTTACGGCTGCAAGATTTTAAATCTGTCAACGAATATAATTCAGCCATGTTCAGAATCACTTCTCAATTATCATTATGTGGCGAAAAAGTCGCTGATGAAGATATATTAGAGAAAACATTTTCTACTTTTCATGTTTCTAACATGCTCCTGCAGCAGCAATATCGAGAGAagagatttaaaaaatattctgaaCTTATTGCATGTCTTCTTTTGGCTGAACAAAACAATGAATTATTGCTGAAAAATCATGAGTCCCGACCAACTGGTGCAAGTCCATTCCCTGAAGCGAATGCGACCCAATTTCAAAATTCTGGTCGAGgtcgtggacgtggccgtggaGGAGGccgtggacgtggccgtggaCGTGATCGTAGTAAATTTGTGCCCCGTGAAAATTTTAACCGTGGCAAACAACAAAATGTTTTCCAAAAGAGGGAAAATAACTACGAtcagaaaaatggagaaaagaaagtttatgaagaaaaatgctACCGGTGTGGTATGGAAGGTCATTGGTCCCGTACCTGTCGTACGGCTGAGCATCTTGTTGACCTCTATCAAGCatcattgaaaaagaaagacaaaggtGTTGAGACAAATTTCATTGATCAAAAGAATGATTATGATGATGGTGATGATGCTGATATGACACACCTCGATGTTGCTGATTTTTTTGAGCATCCTGAAGATGTCAACAAATACCCCATGAttatttag